The proteins below come from a single Mesobacillus jeotgali genomic window:
- the rplK gene encoding 50S ribosomal protein L11 — protein sequence MAKKVIKMVKLQIPAGKANPAPPVGPALGQAGVNIMGFCKEFNARTADQAGLIIPVEITVFEDRSFTFITKTPPAAVLLKVAAGIQSGSGEPNRNKVATVKREKVREIAEQKMPDLNAASVEAAMRMVEGTARSMGITIED from the coding sequence GTGGCTAAAAAAGTAATTAAGATGGTTAAGTTGCAAATCCCTGCTGGTAAAGCCAATCCGGCACCACCAGTTGGACCTGCACTAGGTCAAGCCGGTGTTAATATCATGGGATTCTGTAAGGAGTTTAACGCTCGTACAGCTGATCAAGCTGGACTAATCATTCCGGTTGAAATCACGGTTTTTGAAGACCGTTCATTTACATTTATTACGAAAACTCCTCCTGCTGCAGTTCTTTTGAAGGTAGCAGCTGGAATCCAGTCTGGTTCTGGTGAACCAAACCGTAATAAAGTAGCAACAGTCAAGCGTGAGAAAGTACGTGAGATTGCTGAACAGAAAATGCCTGACCTTAACGCAGCTAGCGTTGAAGCAGCAATGCGCATGGTTGAAGGTACTGCACGCAGCATGGGAATCACTATCGAAGACTAA
- the rplA gene encoding 50S ribosomal protein L1, whose product MAKKGKKYLEAAKLVDRSQAYTAAEAIELAKKTSTVKFDATVEAAFRLGVDPKKADQQIRGAVVLPNGTGKTQRVLVFAKGEKLKEAEAAGADYVGDSEYINKIQQGWFEFDVIVATPDMMGEVGKLGRVLGPKGLMPNPKTGTVTFDVTKAVNEIKAGKVEYRVDKSGNIHVPIGKVSFEDNKLVENFNTIFETMMKVKPAAAKGTYMKNVTISTTMGPGVKVDPSTVK is encoded by the coding sequence ATGGCTAAAAAAGGTAAAAAGTATCTTGAAGCTGCTAAGCTTGTAGATCGCTCTCAAGCATATACAGCTGCTGAAGCAATTGAGCTTGCTAAAAAGACAAGCACAGTTAAATTTGACGCTACAGTTGAAGCTGCTTTCCGTCTGGGCGTAGACCCTAAGAAAGCTGACCAGCAAATCCGTGGAGCAGTTGTGCTTCCAAACGGAACTGGTAAAACTCAACGTGTCCTAGTATTCGCTAAAGGCGAAAAGTTAAAAGAAGCAGAAGCTGCGGGCGCAGACTATGTTGGCGATTCAGAATACATCAACAAGATCCAGCAAGGCTGGTTTGAATTCGATGTAATCGTTGCTACACCTGACATGATGGGTGAAGTTGGTAAGCTTGGTCGCGTATTGGGACCTAAAGGCTTAATGCCAAACCCTAAGACTGGCACAGTTACTTTTGATGTAACGAAAGCAGTTAACGAAATCAAGGCTGGTAAAGTAGAATACCGCGTTGACAAGTCTGGTAACATCCATGTACCTATCGGAAAAGTTTCTTTCGAAGACAACAAGCTTGTTGAAAACTTCAACACAATCTTCGAAACTATGATGAAGGTTAAGCCAGCTGCAGCAAAAGGAACTTACATGAAGAACGTTACGATCTCTACTACAATGGGACCTGGCGTTAAAGTAGATCCTTCAACTGTAAAATAA
- the rplJ gene encoding 50S ribosomal protein L10 has translation MSKIIEVKKQIVDEIAGKLKESKSTIVVDYRGLTVSEVTELRKELREAGVEFKVYKNSMTRRAAEAAELADLNTSLTGPNAIAFSTEDVVAPAKILNEFAKKHEALEIKAGVVEGNIVTVEEIKALADLPSREGLLSMLLSVLQAPIRNLALAAKAVAEQKEEQGA, from the coding sequence ATGAGCAAAATCATCGAAGTGAAAAAGCAAATCGTTGACGAGATTGCTGGCAAACTAAAAGAAAGCAAATCAACAATCGTTGTTGATTACCGCGGACTTACAGTTTCTGAAGTAACTGAACTTCGTAAAGAGCTTCGTGAAGCTGGCGTAGAATTCAAAGTTTACAAAAACTCTATGACACGCCGTGCTGCTGAAGCTGCTGAACTTGCTGACTTGAACACATCTTTAACTGGTCCTAACGCAATCGCGTTCAGTACTGAAGATGTAGTTGCACCAGCGAAGATTCTTAACGAATTCGCTAAGAAGCACGAAGCCCTTGAAATCAAAGCGGGCGTAGTTGAAGGCAACATCGTTACAGTAGAAGAAATCAAGGCACTTGCAGACCTGCCGTCTCGCGAAGGTCTACTTTCTATGCTACTCAGCGTACTTCAAGCTCCAATCCGCAATCTTGCTCTTGCTGCAAAAGCTGTTGCAGAACAGAAAGAAGAGCAAGGCGCGTAA
- the rplL gene encoding 50S ribosomal protein L7/L12, which yields MTQEQIIEAVKNMTVLELNDLVKAIEEEFGVTAAAPVAMMGGAAAGGAAEEKTEFDVVLASAGDQKIKVIKVVREITGLGLKEAKEVVDNAPKALKEGVSKEEAEEIKAKLEEVGANVEVK from the coding sequence ATGACTCAAGAACAAATCATTGAAGCAGTTAAAAATATGACTGTTTTAGAACTTAACGATCTAGTAAAAGCAATCGAAGAAGAATTCGGCGTAACTGCTGCTGCACCAGTAGCAATGATGGGTGGAGCTGCTGCTGGCGGCGCTGCTGAAGAAAAGACTGAGTTTGACGTAGTTCTTGCTTCTGCTGGCGACCAGAAGATCAAGGTTATCAAAGTTGTTCGTGAAATCACTGGTCTTGGACTTAAAGAAGCGAAAGAAGTTGTTGACAACGCTCCTAAAGCTCTTAAAGAAGGCGTTTCTAAAGAAGAAGCTGAAGAAATCAAAGCTAAGCTTGAAGAAGTTGGAGCTAACGTCGAAGTTAAGTAA
- a CDS encoding class I SAM-dependent methyltransferase translates to MTEHYYSRKPSTDSSPVKWQSELKGNSFRFKTDSGVFSKKEVDFGSRLLIDTFELNKADGLILDVGCGYGPIGLSLAKAYPDAMIHMVDVNERAIMLAEENASENKVNNVRIYESDRLTGVEEKGFNAILTNPPIRAGKKIVHDIFEQSFLHLAEGGELWVVIQKKQGAPSAMDKMKELFGEVDIAAKNKGYFILKSVKC, encoded by the coding sequence TTGACTGAACATTATTACTCCCGCAAACCCAGTACTGACAGCAGTCCGGTAAAATGGCAAAGCGAATTGAAGGGGAATAGCTTCCGCTTCAAAACAGACAGTGGTGTTTTTTCGAAAAAGGAAGTCGATTTTGGGTCAAGGCTGTTGATCGACACGTTCGAATTGAATAAAGCTGATGGATTGATTCTTGATGTTGGGTGCGGCTATGGGCCGATTGGTCTTTCGCTAGCAAAGGCTTATCCTGATGCAATGATCCACATGGTGGATGTCAATGAAAGGGCGATTATGCTTGCTGAAGAAAATGCGTCCGAAAATAAAGTGAACAATGTGAGAATCTATGAAAGTGACCGGCTGACTGGAGTGGAGGAAAAAGGATTCAATGCAATCCTTACGAATCCGCCGATCCGTGCCGGGAAAAAGATTGTGCATGATATTTTCGAACAAAGTTTCCTTCATTTAGCTGAAGGCGGAGAGCTTTGGGTGGTCATCCAGAAGAAGCAGGGTGCACCGTCCGCGATGGATAAAATGAAAGAGCTTTTTGGCGAAGTAGATATTGCGGCTAAAAATAAAGGATACTTTATTCTCAAATCTGTTAAATGTTGA
- the rpoB gene encoding DNA-directed RNA polymerase subunit beta has product MTGQLVQYGRHRQRRSYARISEVLELPNLIEIQTSSYQWFLDEGLREMFQDISPIEDFTGNLSLEFIDYSLGEPKYPVEESKERDVTYSAPLRVKVRLVNKETGEVKDQDVFMGDFPLMTETGTFVINGAERVIVSQLVRSPSVYYSGKLDKNGKKGFTATVIPNRGAWLEYETDAKDVVYVRIDRTRKLPVTVLLRALGFGSDQEIIDLIGDNEYIRNTLEKDNTESTEKALLEIYERLRPGEPPTVDNAKSLLVSRFFDPKRYDLANVGRYKINKKLHIKNRLFGQKLAETLVDPETGEIIAEKGVTLDRRTLDKIIPALEKDVGFKNFSPYGGVVEEDVTLQSIKIYAPNDEGEKEINVLGNAYVPEPIKNITPADIIASISYFFNLLHGVGDTDDIDHLGNRRLRSVGELLQNQFRIGLSRMERVVRERMSIQDTNTITPQQLINIRPVIASIKEFFGSSQLSQFMDQTNPLAELTHKRRLSALGPGGLTRERAGFEVRDVHYSHYGRMCPIETPEGPNIGLINSLSSFAKVNRFGFIETPYRRVDPETGKVTSHFDYLTADEEDNYVVAQANARLSDDGSFVDDEVIARFRGENTVVKRDRVDYMDVSPKQVVSAATACIPFLENDDSNRALMGANMQRQAVPLMQPEAPRVGTGMEHVSAKDSGAAVICKHEGIVEHVEAREVWVRRVKEVDGQEVKGDLDKYRMLKFIRSNQGTCYNQRPIVSAGDRVTKGEILADGPSMEAGELALGRNVLVGFMTWNGYNYEDAIIMSERLVKDDVYTSIHIEEYESESRDTKLGPEEITRDIPNVGEDALRNLDERGIIRVGAEVKDGDLLVGKVTPKGVTELTAEERLLHAIFGEKAREVRDTSLRVPHGGGGIVLDVKVFNREDGDELPPGVNQLVRAYIVQKRKISEGDKMAGRHGNKGVISKILPEEDMPFLPDGTPVDIMLNPLGVPSRMNIGQVLELHLGMAARYLGIHVASPVFDGATEEDVWSTIQEAGMARDAKTVLYDGRTGEPFDNRVSVGVMYMIKLAHMVDDKLHARSTGPYSLVTQQPLGGKAQFGGQRFGEMEVWALEAYGAAYTLQEILTVKSDDVVGRVKTYEAIVKGENVPEPGVPESFKVLMKELQSLGMDVKILSGDEKEIEMRDFDDEEELQHAETLTIAPEAEEMDSEKVGMKE; this is encoded by the coding sequence TTGACAGGTCAACTAGTTCAGTATGGACGACACCGCCAACGTAGAAGTTATGCTCGCATCAGTGAAGTTTTGGAATTGCCGAATTTGATTGAAATTCAAACCTCTTCCTATCAGTGGTTTCTTGATGAGGGCCTCCGTGAAATGTTCCAGGACATTTCACCGATTGAAGACTTTACTGGTAACTTATCGTTAGAGTTTATCGATTACAGTCTTGGCGAACCGAAATATCCAGTGGAAGAATCAAAAGAAAGAGACGTCACTTACTCTGCACCATTGCGAGTAAAGGTCCGCCTTGTGAATAAGGAAACAGGTGAAGTAAAGGACCAGGATGTCTTCATGGGCGATTTCCCGCTTATGACAGAAACTGGCACGTTTGTAATTAACGGTGCTGAAAGGGTTATCGTTTCCCAGTTAGTGCGTTCACCAAGTGTATACTACAGTGGAAAACTTGATAAGAACGGAAAGAAAGGGTTCACTGCGACCGTTATTCCGAACCGAGGCGCCTGGTTAGAGTATGAAACAGATGCCAAGGATGTTGTATATGTAAGGATCGATCGTACGAGGAAGCTCCCTGTTACGGTTCTTTTGCGTGCATTAGGGTTCGGTTCTGATCAAGAAATCATTGATCTGATCGGTGATAACGAATATATCCGTAATACTCTTGAAAAAGACAATACGGAAAGCACGGAAAAAGCGCTTTTGGAAATTTACGAGCGTCTCCGTCCTGGCGAACCGCCTACAGTTGACAACGCAAAAAGCTTGCTGGTTTCAAGATTCTTTGATCCAAAGCGCTATGACCTTGCAAATGTAGGGCGTTATAAAATCAACAAAAAGCTTCATATTAAAAACCGTTTATTCGGGCAAAAGCTTGCAGAAACATTAGTAGATCCTGAAACAGGAGAAATTATTGCAGAAAAAGGAGTCACTTTAGACCGCCGAACTCTGGATAAGATCATTCCTGCGCTGGAAAAGGATGTTGGCTTCAAGAATTTCAGCCCTTACGGCGGCGTGGTTGAAGAGGATGTAACTTTACAAAGCATTAAGATCTATGCTCCGAACGATGAGGGCGAAAAAGAAATCAATGTTTTAGGTAATGCCTATGTCCCTGAACCGATCAAAAACATCACGCCTGCTGATATCATTGCATCCATCAGCTACTTCTTTAACTTGCTGCATGGTGTTGGCGACACAGATGACATCGACCATTTAGGAAACAGACGTCTTCGTTCTGTAGGTGAGCTGTTGCAGAACCAATTCCGTATTGGTTTGTCAAGAATGGAGCGTGTAGTCCGTGAAAGAATGTCCATCCAGGACACAAATACGATTACACCACAGCAATTAATCAATATCCGCCCGGTCATTGCGTCCATTAAAGAGTTCTTTGGAAGCTCCCAGCTTTCACAGTTCATGGACCAGACGAACCCGCTGGCTGAATTAACACATAAAAGGCGTCTATCCGCATTGGGACCTGGTGGTCTTACACGTGAACGCGCTGGCTTCGAAGTGCGTGACGTTCACTATTCCCACTACGGACGTATGTGCCCGATTGAAACGCCTGAAGGTCCAAACATCGGTTTGATCAACTCCCTTTCAAGCTTCGCGAAGGTAAACCGTTTCGGATTCATCGAGACACCATACCGCCGTGTAGACCCTGAAACAGGAAAAGTGACAAGCCATTTCGATTACTTAACAGCTGATGAAGAAGATAACTACGTAGTTGCACAGGCGAATGCACGGCTTTCTGATGACGGTTCATTCGTTGACGACGAGGTTATTGCGCGTTTCCGCGGTGAAAACACTGTTGTTAAGCGTGACCGCGTCGATTATATGGATGTATCACCTAAGCAGGTTGTATCCGCAGCGACCGCGTGTATCCCGTTCTTGGAAAACGATGACTCCAACCGTGCCTTGATGGGTGCGAACATGCAGCGTCAGGCTGTTCCATTGATGCAGCCTGAAGCACCAAGAGTCGGAACTGGAATGGAACACGTTTCTGCCAAAGATTCCGGTGCTGCAGTTATCTGTAAGCATGAAGGAATCGTCGAGCATGTTGAAGCGCGTGAAGTCTGGGTGCGCCGTGTCAAAGAAGTAGACGGACAGGAAGTCAAGGGTGACCTTGATAAGTACCGTATGCTGAAGTTCATCCGTTCCAACCAGGGTACATGCTACAACCAGCGCCCTATCGTAAGCGCTGGCGACCGTGTAACAAAGGGTGAAATCCTTGCTGATGGCCCTTCTATGGAAGCTGGAGAACTTGCACTTGGCCGTAACGTTCTTGTCGGCTTCATGACTTGGAACGGTTATAACTACGAGGATGCGATCATCATGAGTGAGCGCCTCGTTAAGGATGATGTTTATACATCAATCCATATAGAAGAATATGAGTCAGAGTCCCGCGATACGAAGCTTGGACCTGAAGAAATCACACGTGATATCCCGAACGTCGGGGAAGATGCATTAAGAAACCTTGACGAGCGCGGAATCATCCGTGTAGGCGCCGAAGTGAAAGATGGAGATCTTCTCGTAGGTAAGGTAACACCTAAAGGGGTTACGGAATTGACTGCAGAGGAACGTCTCTTGCACGCGATCTTCGGTGAAAAAGCAAGGGAAGTCCGCGATACTTCATTGCGTGTTCCACATGGCGGCGGCGGGATTGTCCTTGACGTCAAAGTGTTCAACCGTGAAGATGGCGACGAGCTTCCTCCTGGCGTTAACCAGCTTGTCCGTGCTTACATCGTACAGAAGCGTAAAATTTCTGAAGGTGACAAAATGGCAGGACGCCACGGTAACAAAGGGGTTATCTCTAAAATCCTTCCGGAAGAGGATATGCCTTTCTTACCGGATGGAACACCAGTCGATATCATGCTTAACCCACTAGGGGTACCATCGCGTATGAACATCGGTCAGGTTCTTGAACTTCACCTTGGTATGGCTGCGCGCTACCTTGGAATTCATGTAGCTTCTCCGGTATTTGACGGTGCCACTGAAGAAGATGTATGGTCAACGATCCAGGAAGCGGGTATGGCTCGGGATGCGAAAACAGTCCTATATGATGGCCGTACAGGTGAACCATTCGATAACCGTGTATCAGTCGGTGTCATGTATATGATCAAGCTTGCTCACATGGTAGACGATAAGCTTCATGCTCGTTCTACTGGACCATACTCACTTGTTACGCAGCAGCCGCTTGGCGGTAAAGCCCAGTTCGGCGGACAGCGTTTCGGGGAGATGGAAGTTTGGGCGCTTGAAGCATACGGCGCTGCTTACACATTGCAGGAAATCTTAACTGTCAAGTCCGATGATGTTGTTGGACGTGTGAAAACATATGAAGCAATTGTAAAAGGTGAAAACGTACCAGAACCAGGCGTTCCGGAATCCTTCAAAGTATTGATGAAAGAACTCCAGAGTCTTGGTATGGACGTGAAGATCCTGTCAGGCGATGAAAAAGAGATCGAAATGCGCGATTTTGATGATGAAGAAGAATTGCAGCATGCAGAAACATTGACAATTGCTCCTGAAGCAGAAGAAATGGATTCTGAAAAAGTAGGAATGAAAGAA